TGTGCGCCGAGCCTGATCCCGGTCGACTTGCCCAAGAGCGGCCGTTCGCCGACCTCGACGGAGTCCGTCCGCACGGGGACGGCCCCGACGGGGAGGGCCTGGATGGAAACGGTCCGGACGGGGACGGCCCGCGGGACGCCGTCGAGATCCTGGATCTCGCCCTGGAGACGGCGGGGAAGGCCCTGGTGGTCTTCCTCGACACCGTCTGACGCCTCGTCGGCTACGGCCGGGTCCTCGCGTCGGCGTAGACCCGGCTGAGGTGTTCCTGCACGTCCTTGTGGCGGAACTGGTAGACACCGCCCACCTGCCGCAGTGCCGACACCCGGTGGGCGTGTTCCAGGAACCCCATGAGATCGCGGGGCAGGTCGCCGCGCAGCCACAGCCATGCCCGTGCGACGAGGTAGCGGGGCCAGGTACGGACGGCGATGGGCACCCACAGCGTCAGGACCACGAAGAGCACGGTGCCCTCGACGACCTGTCCGGGCGCGTCCGGGAAGGTCGCCATGACCCAGGCCGTGCCCAGCCCGAACAGTCCCGCGATCACCAGCCCCCACCCAGCCACCAGCCTCCGGTCCCCTCGCAACAGGATTCTCGGTGACGTGGCGTCGTCTGCGGGAGCCGGTGCCTGGAGCCACTTCAGGAAGCCCGACAGGGCCCCCAGGACCAGCCCCGGCAGCGCGAAGGCGAGCATCGCGGCCAGCACATAGGTGGGCCGGTTGAGCTGCTCCCACTTCGACGAGGCCGGCGAACTGGTGGCCCTGATCGACGCCCAGTACATCAGCCCGAGGACGGCCCCGGCCCCGAGACCGATCGCCGTTCCGCCTCCGATCCGGCGGAGGAACCCGGTACCCCGGCGGAACCAGCGCGGCCCGCGCACCGGCCCGCCCGCACCGAGCAGCCCGGCGGGAACGCCGACGATCAGACCGAAGATGATGGCGACGAGGAACCCGACAGCGGGCCCTTCCGTGAGGGCGGCGAGAAATCCGATGGCTCCGCCCATCGGTACCCCGACGGCGAGAGCCGTGGAGGTTCGCCCGAAGCGCGGTTCCGCCGGGCCGCTTCCCGGCTCGTCCGGAGCGGATTTCGCCGACGCGGCGAGCGCATGGAGAGAGCGGTCCAGCCATGCGGCCACCCGGTCGGGGCCCCACCAGGACAGGAGCATCCCGCCGACCAGACCCGCCACGCCCAGCTGGAGCGCCGCCAGCGCGCCGGTGCCCGCGTCCACGGCGGACGCGGTGGCGACTCCGCCAGCCACCGCCGCCAGCAGCCCGAGAAGCAGGCCGTAGACGGCGTGGTGGAGCGCCCCGCTCAACTCCCACCAGGCCAGGTCGGTCCGGTCGCGGCGCTCCAGATGGTGGGCCAGGAAGGACAGATGCCGCCGGGCCTCCGGCCATACGTCGGGTGCCAGACGGTGGTCGAAGAGGACCCGCACCGCGTTGTCCAGGATCGTGGTGTGCACCTCGGCCGGATCGGCCCGCAGCAGCCGGACGAACGGTGTCTCCTCGTCCGTGTCCGCGTGACTGTACAAGTCGGTGAAGAGAGTCGCCGTCAGGGGCGAGGCCAACGCCTCGCCGAGTGCCGCCAGCAGTTGAGGGCTCGCCTCCCGGGCCCAGCCGGTGAGAGCCGCCGCCTCCACCTGCACGGCCCAGCGCCTGCCCACCTGGACGGCGGCGACCTGCTCGGCCGCGGCCCCGGGCGTGAGCAGGGACCAGCTCGGCCCGTTCAGCGGGGCGCCCCGTGCTCGCGCCGCACGCACCTCGTCCTCCAGCACGCCCCAGCCGTGCTCCAGCCGGTCGAAGAGGTCGGCCCATTGCTCGCGGCCCGGCCCACCGCGTCCCAGACTGTCCCGCAGGTACGCCATGACATGGGGGAAGGCCAGTTCGCGCGCTTCGGTGACCGACGCTCCGTACAGCACCGGGCCGCCGCTCAGCGCACGCTCGTAGGCTTCGGTGCGGCAGGCGAGGATCACCGGCAGGTCGCCGGAGAACGCCCGGCGGATCCGGCCCAGCACGCGCACGAGCCGCTGTCGCGGAATCTCGTCCAGCCCGTCGAGGCAGGGCAGCACATGACCCGTACGCAGCAGATCGCGGGCGGACCCCGCGGAACCCACCTCCGGATACTCCGCGGCCAGCCGCCCGGCCAGCCAGTCCAACAGCTCGTACCGGCGTGGATCGTAGGAACTCAGCGAGAACAGGACGGGGACGGGATCGACGGCTCCCGCCGCGCTCGGGTTCTGCTCGCGCACGCGGCACAGCTCCAGCAGGAACAGCAGGAGCAACGTCGACTTGCCCGAACCGGCCGGCCCGATGACCACCAGCCGCTGCGGCGCGAGCGCGGTGAAGGACTCGACGAGTCCGGCCATGTCCGCCGTGCTGCCGGTGAGTCCGCGAGTCCGGCCGTCCGACAGCCGGGGTGGGGCGGGCGCCCACTGGGTGTGCAGCAGCCGGGGCCGCCGCGGGTCGGGGGTGAGACCACGTTTGTCGGCCTCCGCCGCCCAGTCGCGCCGCACGGAGGCCTGGAGTCGCTCCAGCAGCTCCGCACGCCGCTGGTCGGTGAGGTGACCGTCCCGGCCCCAGCCCAGCAGGCGCCCCAGCAGAAGCAGGCCCCCGACAGCGAGGACCAGGACGAGCAACAGTTCCATGTGTGCCGGTGCCTCCCGCTTCGTCCCGCCGGTGGGCTGCGGAGACGCCCCAAGGACACTACTGGCGATATCCAGGCGTTGTCCGCCTCTCGGGCATCTGTGACGTACACACCTACGGCAGTTGTATGACAAGCGGCTGAGCATCACGGCCGAGGTGGGGAGGCGAGGTCTGTCGCGTCCACCTGCGCTTCGTGGACACGCCCGGGGAAGGGCACGTGGAACCCCGTACCCGCGCCCCCGGCCCGTCACTCAGCCGCGCACACCAACCGGAAGCCGCTGAAGTCCGCCGTGAACTCCGCCGCGACCAGGTCCTGGGCGTGGATGCCGGCCAGGGTGCCGGTGAAGCGGAGTTTGGAGCCGTAGTCGTCGGAGAGGTGGGTGAAGTCGAGGGGCGGGCCTACGGGCGTGCGCACGCCCTCGCGGAGGTACCAGAAGCGGGCCTCCGCGCCGTCGATGCTCGCCCCCAGGGTGATCGGCCGGCCCGGCTCGACCTCGACGACGGCCACCTGCCGGGCGCCGTCCTCGTCGCGCTCCAGGAGACTGAGCACCGTACGGCCCTCGCCCCGCCACTGCTGGCCGCGCTGCGGTTCGCCCTCCGGCTCGGCCCACGTCAGATCGAGGCTGAGGTACGACGCGGTGTTGTAGCGCAGGGTCAGCCCCGCCGCCTCGCCGAAGGTGCGCGGCCGGGCTTCCACGGTGACCTCCACCTCCGCCCGGTGCTCGGTGATCCGCTGTGCCAACAGGCTCTGGTCCCACAGCGACTCGGGACCGTGCCGACCCCGCAGCCGTATCCAGCCGGGGCGGGCGCCCGTGTCGACCCATGAGCCATCCGCCTCGGCCCGCAGAGTGCTCCAGGGCCACGCAATGGCAGGGGCGGCCGACGCCGGAGCGACCGCCACAGCCGGAGCCGGGGCCGGGAACGCAGCAGCCGGAGAGGCAGCCGGGGCCACAGCCCCATCAGCAGCCGCAGCCGCAGCCGGAGCGGCAGCCCCACCCGCAGCCGGAGCAACTGCCCCACCCACAGGGGGCACCTCCACCTCCACCTCCGGATGCCAACCCCCCTGCCGCAGTCGGGGCCAGCCCTGCGCGTCCCACGTCACCGCCTGGACGGCGGTCTCGCGGCCCAGCGTGCAGCGGATGCCCCGGTCGGTGTGGAGGGGGCGGGCGGTGAGGTGGCTGAGGAACCACTCGCCGGTCGGGGTCTGGACCAGTTCGGCGTGGCCGGCCTTCTGCAGCGGCACCTTCGGGTCGTCCCGCGTCGTCAGCAGCGGCACGTCGTCGAGTTCGTACGGTCCCGTGAGGGCGCGGCCGCGTGCCACCCGCACGCCGTGTTCGACCCCGGTGCCGCCCTCGGCGAGGACCAGGTAGAACCAGCCGTCGCGGATCAGGAGCTTCGGGCCCTCGATCAACCGGTCGTGCTGGAGCAGCAGATGGGTGTCGCCGACGGGACGAAGGGTGATGCGGTCCAGTTCCGTCAGGACGATCCCGGCGAACCGTTCGCCGCCGGGACGGTGGTCGCTCTGCATGTTGAGCAGCCAGAGCCGGCCCTCGTGGTGGAACAGGGCGGGATCGAAGCCATGGCTCGCGATCCGCCGCGGAGCGGTCCATTCGCCGTCCACCGCCGCGGCCGTGCTGACGTACGTGTCCAGGTCGAAGTAGCGCGTGCCGACCGACCGCACGATCGTGTAGACCACCCAGAAGCGGTCGCCGTCCCAGCTCAGTGAGGGCGCCCAGATACCCGCCGAGTCGGGGACCCCGCGCAGCGAGCCGCCGGGCACCGCGCCCCGCACATGACCGGCGTACTCCCAGTGCGCCAGATCCCTGGACCGGTGCAGGGGGATCGTCGGGAACCACTCGAACGAACTCGTCGCAACGTAGTACCACTCGCCGACCCTGATCAGCGAGGGGTCGGGCGCGAAGCCACGA
This genomic stretch from Streptomyces deccanensis harbors:
- a CDS encoding family 43 glycosylhydrolase; its protein translation is MTVARNPVIRGFAPDPSLIRVGEWYYVATSSFEWFPTIPLHRSRDLAHWEYAGHVRGAVPGGSLRGVPDSAGIWAPSLSWDGDRFWVVYTIVRSVGTRYFDLDTYVSTAAAVDGEWTAPRRIASHGFDPALFHHEGRLWLLNMQSDHRPGGERFAGIVLTELDRITLRPVGDTHLLLQHDRLIEGPKLLIRDGWFYLVLAEGGTGVEHGVRVARGRALTGPYELDDVPLLTTRDDPKVPLQKAGHAELVQTPTGEWFLSHLTARPLHTDRGIRCTLGRETAVQAVTWDAQGWPRLRQGGWHPEVEVEVPPVGGAVAPAAGGAAAPAAAAAADGAVAPAASPAAAFPAPAPAVAVAPASAAPAIAWPWSTLRAEADGSWVDTGARPGWIRLRGRHGPESLWDQSLLAQRITEHRAEVEVTVEARPRTFGEAAGLTLRYNTASYLSLDLTWAEPEGEPQRGQQWRGEGRTVLSLLERDEDGARQVAVVEVEPGRPITLGASIDGAEARFWYLREGVRTPVGPPLDFTHLSDDYGSKLRFTGTLAGIHAQDLVAAEFTADFSGFRLVCAAE